A region of the Bryobacteraceae bacterium genome:
GTGCGGCCAGCAGCGCCGCGATGCGGGTATCAGGTTGAATCGGATGTGTCATGACTGGACTCCTGCCGGGGCGGGTTCGTCGTATTCGAGCAGCCGCCGCTCGCCTTCGAGCGTGCGGATCCGGGTGATGTCCTGCGTCACTTCGAGCGTGCCGAGATAGCGGCCCGCCCCATTCCGGACGGCGAAATAGCGGATGTGGACGAAACGGCCGTGGAACTGAATCCAGAACTCGGCCACGCTTTGCCTGCCGGAGCGGAAGTCGTCAAGAATCCGGTTGACCACGTCCACGCTGCGCGGCGGGTGGCAGTGCTGAACCTTGCGGCCCAGAATCGCCTTCGAGCGGGCGAAGATGCGGTCCGGCCCTTCGCTGAAGAAGGCGACGCGGTCATCGGCGTCCACAAAGGTAAGATCCACGGGCAGAGTGCGAAAGATGGCGAGGAGCTGCTCGAGCGACAGCGAGCCCGTGGGCAGCGCCACTGCCTGGCTGCCTTCCAGCCGCAACCCCTCGCGGACGACGCTTTCCGGCGGGCGGTAGCCTTCCTGCGGGGTGACGAGACACCAGCCGTAGCGGGGCGAGTCCGCCCAGATCTGGCCCCAGTCGTCTTCGGTAAAGACATCCAGGCAAAGCGGCAGCAGGATGTTCTCTTCCTTCGAGATCATCTCCTCGACGGCCGCCGCGACGCTGCGGCCCACGGTCTCGGCGGCCAGTTTCCATTCATCCGGCCCCGCCTCGCGCACGGAAAGCGCCTGTTGGAGGCTCTTCAGCATTGCGCGAACCTCGTCGTCCTTGCCCCACATCACCTTCGACGGTCCGGTGATGCCGTGCGCCTCGAGCCGCGAAAAGAACAGGTGTTCCTTGCGCTGATAGTGTTTTTCGACGTCCATCAGTTCATTGGCGCACTGGCGCCATTCGAGCAGCAGGGGCGGCAGCGCCGCCGGGTCCTCCAGTGCGACGATCGAGTCCATCGCGCGGCGCATGCGCGCCAATGTCTCCCGCAGCGCCTGATTTTCGCGCCGCATCGTGTCCGCCGGATGGCCAGGCGGAACGGTGCGCGCCGGCAACTGCACCAGCACCTCGCGGGTGAGCTGCGAGTGCAGGTCGCACATCGACATGATTTCTTCGGCCGGCATGCCCTCGGCCATCAGCTCCTGCTCCATGGCGACGATTTCCGAATGGTCGGTCTCGCGCACGATGGTGCGGAGCTGTTCCCGCACGGCGTCCGGCGGGGCGCCCTGATGAAGCTGGCGGATGATCTGCTTGAGCTCCCGGACGCGCCGGGCGCGGTTGTCAATGAGTTCGCTCACGGGTTCCTGTTCCTCTGGCCCCCAGAGTAGAGGACCCGCGGCTCCGTTTCGATGACTTGAGTCACAGAGTCCGCATTCAGCGCAGCACGGTCTTGGCCAGGCCCGGATTGCTGGCGGCGTCGAAGACGCGGACCACGACGGCGCGCTCGCCGCCCGCAAGCGGCAGCCGGATGGAGAAGGACTCCTCGCGGCTGTCCCAGATCCCATCGGCAGGGTCAAGCACTGTCCAGGAGCCGGCGTTTACCGAATATTCGGCGCGGCGCAGCGGCGAGGCCTCGTCGGCGGCGCGCGCCTCAATCACCCACTCGCCGCCTTCCCGCCGCGGCGGCGAAAGCGTCACCCGGGGCGGCGTCTGGTCAATGAGCACCGGCTGGCTGACGAGATCTGATTCGCGCGCCGTCTGGGGGCTGTTGGCGAGCCGGTCCGAGGCGACCACCCGGAAGAGATACCGTCCGTCGGCGAACACTTCGCCGTCCTGCTGCAACGTGTTCTCCCGGAAATCCGCCTTCAGCAGCTTCCACTCCCGCTCGTCCTCGCCGCGGTAATACACGCTGTAAATCAGCGGGTCGCCGTCGGGGTCGTCGGCCTGCCAGGAGATGTAGATCTGCTGCGTGCCCGTGCGGCTCACCGTCTGCGTGGGCGTGCCGCTGCTGGTGGACTGGCCCGCGTCGCCCGTGTCCGTGACCGTGATGCTGTAGGAGACCGAAGAAGAGGATGACTGGGCCGCCGTGGCCGGCTTCGTCTGGGCGGCGGCCCACTGCGGCGTCACCTGGATGCTGCGGACCACCGGGCGGCCGTTTTGCGGCTGGTAACTGATGGCCACCGAGTCCACAATCGGCGTGCCGCCCTGGCCCGGCTTCATCTCCACGCGCCACTGGATGAAGCGGGCATTGGGGCTGGTGATGCGGTTGTGGGCGAGGTCGGTGACCGGCTCGGACCAGTCGCTCCAGGTCGCATCCGGCCGTGCCGAGTTGCCGCTGCGGGTGCGGAAGACAAGCTGTCCCGGCCGGGCTTCCGCCCGCCACTCGATGCGCCCCCAACGGGCGGCGTTGCCGGCATCATGAACCGGTGACTCGTAGATGCCCGTCTCCGCCTCAGCGCCATTCAGCCGGTACAGCTTGCCCTGGTTGCTGGTGGCGGCGATGAGGCTTTCGCCGGACTCGGCCAGCCGTGTCGTCTCGCCCTCGCGCGTCTCCACCAGCAGCGCCGCCTTCAGGTCCGGCGAGAGGCGGTAGATGCGTCCGTAGAGGTCGGTGGAGAAGTACAGATCGGCGCCGCGCACCGCCAGGTCGTAGACGTTTTCTTCCTTGCTCGACCAGAGGGTCTCCACCAATTGATCCGGATGGATCCGATACAACGCGGATTTTTCGGCGCTCAGGTCCACCGTGGGCGATGGCGGCGGCGTTTCCGCCGCCGCAGGAGCCGGGGGCTTGGGCGCCTCGGCCTTCGGCTGGATCTCGATGCCCCGCTGCGCCGCGGCGTCGGCGTCGGCCGAGACGGTGATCGTCGTCGTCACCGTCGCCGCCTGCTGCTGGGTAGCGGCCGTCGAGGCCGCCTGCGCCTGCCGGCGCGCGTACGCTCCGCCCATGGCGGCGACATAGATGGAACCATCCGGCGCGGTGACGATGGAGCGGATCTCGGGCAGGCTGGAGTCATACAGAACGAAGGCCTTGCCCCTGCTCTCCACGCGATAGAGGACCCCGTTGGGATCCGTGCCGGCCAGCAGGCGCCCTTTCGGGTCGAGTGCCAGCGTGGTGACGTGAGTCTGGCCGGTTTCGTACCACACCTCGCCCTGGCCGGGCCCGGTCACACGCCAGATCTTACCCTCCTGTCCCGTGCCCGCATAGAGCGTCCCGTCCGGCGCCGCGCACAGCGCCCAGATGTATTTCTGCTTCGGATCGAAATACTCGGCCGCCTGCCCGTTCTCGATGCGCCAGATCTTGCCGTCCGGGGACGATGCGGCGTAGAGCACGCCTTTCGCGTCAAGCGCGAGAGCGAAAACCTCCGGCTGCGGCGCGGACCAGAGGAGGGCCGGTTTTTCGCCCGCCTTCCAGCGGTAGACGCGCCCGCGGTGCCCGGTGGAGAAGTACACGGCGCCGTCCCGTGCCACAACGACGCTCCACACGCCCGCCTCGCCGGTTTCGGCCACCGTTTCCAGCCTCGGCGCCAGCGTCAGGCGGCCGTCGCGGGTCAGTGACACGCCCACAAAGCGGCCCTTCAGGAAGTCGTTGTACGTGTTGCTCTCCCACGTGCCCGTGCTGCCCGCGAAACCGAGCTGGCAGGCGAGCCAAAGAGCCACCATGCGGCCACAGCGGTTCATTCTTTTACTTCCACCTGGATGGTTTTTGAGCCGGTGAACAGATACGGCGCCGGATCCATGCGCAGCGAGGCGATGAGGGAGTTGGCCTGCTGCGAGGCGCTCTGCAACAGCGCGCCGGCCATGGAGGGAGGCAGCAGGGGAAGGTTTTCACCCTGCACTTGAAGAGTCGGCGTGGCCCGCCACACACGCACATAGGCGCGGTCGCCCGGATGCAGCCGTGTCAGGAAGGCGCGCAGTTGCTCGGCCGAACGTGGCGGCGTGAGAAGGAACTGGCGGAAGTCGGCGAGGTTCGCCGTCGCCCCGTCCGTGACGGTGAAATACAGCGGCCCGGCAGGCGCACCCACCGGCACCTGGTAGCGCACCGAGCGTGTCAGCTCGACCCCGCTCTCGCCCAGAAACAGCGCCGTGATCTCCACTGCCTCGCCAGGACGCACGGTGCGGCGCGAGCTCCACACGCCGTCGAGCTGGAGCTGGCGCTTGTCATTGCTGACTTCCAGCTCGATGTCCAGCGCCGCCAGTTTCAGCGTGTCGAATCCGCTTTGCAGCACCGCGGCCACCGGCGCGGCCACGGCGGCGGCCACGAGGGCCGGCGTGCCCAGCTCGGCCGCATAGACATTCGAGAGCGGCAGCGGATCGCCGCTCGCCAGACGCATCTGGCCGCGGAGAAACACGGTGGAAAGTCCGGCGGTGCGCTCGGTCGCCTCCAGCGCTGAAAAAACGGCCATCTGGAGCAGGATGGGCGTCAGCAGCCGGTCGTTCACCATTTCCATGTGGTAGGACCAGCGGCGTGAGGCGGGCGGCGCGCCGCTGACGCGGATCGTCAGCGGAAGCATGCGCGGCCGGCGGCCGAGCTCGCCGGAAACAGCCACCGAACTGTCCAGCGTCATCGCGCCCAGCCACTCCCGGGGATTGGAGATCTTGAACGAAGTGTTCAGGCTCGGCAGCAGCGTCAGGACTTCGGCGCGCGCAAACGGCATCTCCGTCTCCCCGGCTCCGAGAAACCGGTGGCCGAAGGCGTAGACGCGCCGGCCGTCCACATACGTCACCGTGCCGTCGGCGCCGACGTTCATGTCGCCGGTCATCAGCTGCACGCTGATCATCTCGCCCGGCTGCGGCGGCGCGGGCGGCCCCGCCGGCTGGCGCATGGAGCCGCCGCCAACGCCCTGCACCGGCTCCAGCCCGGCCGCGCGAAGCGCCGGCGCAAACTGTTCCACCGCAGACCGCATGAAACCGCTCAACCACAGCGGCGTGGCGATCTCGGCCAGCCGCGCCGGGCCAAGCTGAATCTCCTCGCGCCGCGGCAGCGCCGAGGCAATCTCAAACGGGTTCTTCCATTCCCGCTCCGCGCGCACGGGCGGCGCCGCGCGCAGCATCTCCTCGATCGGCCGGATCCCCGCCACCGGCGCCTTGGCGAAAGGAAACGAATACGCCACCGCGCCGATCAGCCGGCCGTTGGAATAAACCGGACTCCCGCTCATCCCCTGCAACACGCCCGTCTCTTCGAGCGGGCCGCCGCTCAGCCGCGCCAGGATGATGGACTGATTCGGAGCGGCGTTTTCCAGCACGCCGAGAATTTCACAGCGGAACTCTTCGATGCGCGTGCCCTGAAAAACCGTCCTGCCCATGCAGGGAATGCCGGCGCGGACTTCCTTGAGCGGCAGAATGCCGCCCGCCTGGGCGCAGACCGCCCCGCGCGTCAGAAGCAGGATGAGAAACGCCCCCGCAAGCCGCGGCACGATTTTATTGTAGACGCGCCTACCCGGGAAAATCGCGGGCAAGGGCCGCGGCGATGGTACTTTTGCGCCCGATTTTCCGGGCCTTTTCGATCACCGCCCGCCTCAGTCCAGGAAGCCCCGCCAGGTGTTGCCCTTCTGATCGCGCAGAATCACTCCGTAGCCGTCGGAAACGCCCGTAATGAAGTCGCCGTTGGAGGAGCGGAAGCGGTAGCGGATCGTGTCATCGGGCTGGCGCTCTGCCACGCCGCGCCACTCGTTGCCGAACTCATCCCGCAGATGAATGTATTCGCCATCGGCCGGGCCGGCGACAATGCGATTGGTGTTGTCGCGGAAGTGCAGGAACCCGCCGTGGATCCCCGATGTCTGGCGCTTCCTCCGGAAAATCATGGCCCTCTCTGCTTGCATTATCGGCAAGCCGGAACCATCGCACCATCGGGCAAATCCCCTACAACGGCGCGTCGGCGGTGCACTCCGTGCAGCCGCTCGGCTACCTTGGGAAAGAGCCATGCGCGCGGTCATTCAGCGTGTATCGAGCGCCAGTGTCACCGTGGATGGGCGCGTCACGGGCGCCATCGGCCCGGGGCTGCTGGTGCTGCTCGGCGTGGGGCGCACCGATACCGAGCAGGACGCCGAGACCCTGGCGGAGAAGATCATCGCCCTGCGCGTCTTTCAGGACGAGGCGGGCAAGATGAACCTGAGCCTCCGCGACACCGGCGGCAGCCTCCTGGTGGTGTCGCAGTTCACCCTCTACGGCGACACGCGGAAAGGCCGCCGTCCCAGCTTCGACATGGCGGCGCCGCCGGAGCAGGCGCGGCGCCTCTATGAGCACTTCGTCGAAGCCGCACGCCGGCAGGGCGTGCATGTGGAAACGGGCGTCTTCCAGGCGATGATGTCGGTGAGCCTGGTCAACGAGGGGCCGGTGACGTTTCTGTTGGAGACTCGAGATCCCATCCGAAGCGGCGGATGATGTCCGCGCACGGCCCGTCGGCCACGATGCGGCCCTGCTCGAAGAAAACGGCCCGCGGGCAAAGGGCGCGGGCGAAGGGTGCGTCGTGCGTGACGATGAGTTTCGCCTGGGGAAGCCCGCGCAGCAGTTCGAGCAGCGCGCGGCGGGCGGGCGGGTCGAGGTGGGTGGTGGGTTCGTCCAGGATCAGGACCTCCGGCTCAACGGCGAGGATGCCGGCCAGCGCCACGCGCTGCTTCTCGCCGCTGCTCAGATGGTAAGGGGCGCGCTCCAGTCCGTCCTTGATGCCGACGGCGGCCAGCGCGCGGCGGGCGCGCTGCTCGGCCTCGGCGCGCGCCAGCCCCTCCCGGAGCGGCCCGAAGCAGACATCCTCCAGGACTGTCGGGCGGAAGAGCTGGTCTTCCGGGTCCTGAAAAAGGAAGCCGATCTTGCGCCGGATCAGCGGCAGGTTGGCGCGCGTCACCGGCAGGTCGCACACGCGCAGGTGGCCCTCGCCCCGCAGGATGCCGTTCAGATGCAGCAGGAATGTCGTCTTGCCGGAGCCATTGCGGCCGAAGACGGCGACGCTTTCGCCGCGGTGGAGCTGGAAGTCGACGCCGCGCAGCACCTCGCGGCCGGGTTCGTAGGCGAAGCGGAGGTCCCGCGCGTCGACAATGCAGCTCACGGCACGACACCTGCTCCGCGCGCCAGCATCGCCCGGTGGACGCGCAGGGCGCGCTCGTAGGAAGACACAAGGAGCACGGCCACGCTGGAGGCCGAGACCTCAAAGGATCGCTCCGCGCCCCTCGCCAGGGCGGCTGTGCGCAGCCGCCATGCCTGCTCGGAAAGAACGCCCAGATAGCGCCACAGAAAGTGCATCACTTCGAGCACCAGCCGCGGCGCGCCAAAGAAGGCCGCCGCGCCGAGCACGTCTTCGAGCGGCGTCGTCGCCATCAGCAGCACCACCCAAAGGGCCGATGCCCAGGGCTTCCAGAGCAGCGCTGCCGCGCGGGCCGCGTCGCCGCCCCACCAGCTCATGGCGGCAAAGATGAGCGAAAACGGCATGACCAGCGCGGCGCGCAACGCCAGTGCCGGCACGGGCAGCCGTGCGGCCAGCGCCAGCAGTGGAAAGGCGACGGTCAGCATCCAGGCCCCGTCCCACAGGGACACTGCCGCCACCAGCGCGAGCGCTGTGGCGAGCTTAGTGCGTGCGTCCAAACGGTGGAGCCGGCTGCGGCCGCGGCTCCACTCGTCAAACCGGAAATGCCCGGGTCCTAGGCGTTTCGCCACCGTGCCATCCACTTCCCGGCCACCCAGCACAGCCCGGCCGCGGCCGCCAGTCCGAACACCCCGGCGGCGGCTTTGCCCAGCCACGGCGCCGGCAGCCACGGCGCCTCATAGTCCGGCATGGGCGCGCCGAGGATGGATCGCTCCAGACCAGTGATGCCCAGCCGCCCGGCCAGATGCTCCAGCCCGTCCGGCTGGGTGGAGGCGATCAGGAACGCTGCCGCCGCCAGGACGAGCGACACCAGCAGCAGGCCGGCCAGCGCCGGCCGCCGGAATTCCGCCTGCCGGGCCAGCAGCGCCGGCTGGAGCCTTTCGAGCGCCGCCGCCACTGCGGCCGTGATCGCCCCCTCGAGCACCGCCGTCGCCGCGAAGATGCCGAGTGCGCCCGCCAGCGCCGGGCCGGGAATACGGATGCCCGATGCGGCCAGCTCCGCCAGCGCCAGGCACGCGGCCACCAGCGCGCTGAGCGTTCCGGCGGCGAAAGCGGCCAGGCGCCGGCTGCCTTCGCCCAGCAGCCCGTACGACCAGGAGGCCGCCGCCACGCCGGCCAGCCCCATGTTGACCACGTTCGCGCCCAGCGCCAGCACGCCGCCGTCCTGAAACAGCAGCGCCTGAATGGCGAGGATCGCCGTCATGACCACCACGGCCGGCGCGGCCCCGAGCACGATGGTCAACAGGGCCGAACCGAGCAGGTGGCCGCTGGCGCCCGCCGCCACGGGGAAATTGATCATCTGGGCGGCGAAGACGAAGGCGCCCATCACGCCCATCAGCGGAACGCGCGCCTCTTCGAGCGACCGTGCCGCCCGGCGCGAGGCCATCACCACGCCGGCCAGGCCGGCCGCGCCCAGCACGCCCGCCACCGGCGGCGACAGGTACCCGTCGGGGATGTGCATGACGCCACCAAAGTAGCAAAACTGTTGTCGGCGTGCTACCGGGAGCGGCCGCGCTACCATGGATATCTGCACCGACATGGGCGGGCACGACAGCGCCATTCTTCTCATCAGTTGCCCTGACGCGCGGGGACTCGTCGCCGGCGTCTCCGGATTCCTTTACGAACACGGGGCCAACATCCTGTCCACGGACGAGCACCGGGACGATGCAACCGGGCAGTTTCTGATGCGGGTCGAATGGGACCTGGACGGCTTCGAACTCGGCCGGGACGAGTTCGCAGCCGCCTTTGAGGCCGCCGTGGCGCGCCGCTTCCACATGGACTGGCGCGTGGCGTACTCGCGCGACCGGCTGGGCGTGGCGATCTTCGTTTCCAGATACCTGCACTGCCTGGCCGATCTGCTCCACCGCCGCCACATGGGCGAGCTGCCCGGCGAGATCCGCCTCATCATCAGCAATCACGAGGATGCGGCCGCGCTGGCCGGCTTCTACGGCGTGCCCTTCGTGCACACGCCGGTCTCTCCCGGGACGCGCGCCACAGCCGAGCGGCGGCAACTGGACCTGCTCGAAGAGTACGGTATCGGCCTGGTAGTGCTGGCGCGCTACATGCAGATCCTTTCGCCGGAATTCGTCGGC
Encoded here:
- a CDS encoding cobalamin biosynthesis protein CbiM, whose amino-acid sequence is MHIPDGYLSPPVAGVLGAAGLAGVVMASRRAARSLEEARVPLMGVMGAFVFAAQMINFPVAAGASGHLLGSALLTIVLGAAPAVVVMTAILAIQALLFQDGGVLALGANVVNMGLAGVAAASWSYGLLGEGSRRLAAFAAGTLSALVAACLALAELAASGIRIPGPALAGALGIFAATAVLEGAITAAVAAALERLQPALLARQAEFRRPALAGLLLVSLVLAAAAFLIASTQPDGLEHLAGRLGITGLERSILGAPMPDYEAPWLPAPWLGKAAAGVFGLAAAAGLCWVAGKWMARWRNA
- the dtd gene encoding D-aminoacyl-tRNA deacylase — translated: MRAVIQRVSSASVTVDGRVTGAIGPGLLVLLGVGRTDTEQDAETLAEKIIALRVFQDEAGKMNLSLRDTGGSLLVVSQFTLYGDTRKGRRPSFDMAAPPEQARRLYEHFVEAARRQGVHVETGVFQAMMSVSLVNEGPVTFLLETRDPIRSGG
- the purU gene encoding formyltetrahydrofolate deformylase, which encodes MDICTDMGGHDSAILLISCPDARGLVAGVSGFLYEHGANILSTDEHRDDATGQFLMRVEWDLDGFELGRDEFAAAFEAAVARRFHMDWRVAYSRDRLGVAIFVSRYLHCLADLLHRRHMGELPGEIRLIISNHEDAAALAGFYGVPFVHTPVSPGTRATAERRQLDLLEEYGIGLVVLARYMQILSPEFVGRYPAQIINVHHSFLPAFQGARPYHAAFERGVKLIGATAHYVTEALDDGPIIEQEVVRVSHRDQLEDLIEKGRDAERLALARAVRWHLEHRILLYGRKTVVFT
- a CDS encoding putative ABC transporter ATP-binding protein, giving the protein MSCIVDARDLRFAYEPGREVLRGVDFQLHRGESVAVFGRNGSGKTTFLLHLNGILRGEGHLRVCDLPVTRANLPLIRRKIGFLFQDPEDQLFRPTVLEDVCFGPLREGLARAEAEQRARRALAAVGIKDGLERAPYHLSSGEKQRVALAGILAVEPEVLILDEPTTHLDPPARRALLELLRGLPQAKLIVTHDAPFARALCPRAVFFEQGRIVADGPCADIIRRFGWDLESPTETSPAPR